The DNA window GTGAATAACACAGCACTGTATTAAACCCAGAGTAAAAGATGGTTTGGGAAATAGTGAAGCCTGCCGAGCTGGTTTGGTAGCCTAGGGTGAAGACTGATGATACTCTGACTGTTCACATGCTCCGGGCTAATAGTTCATATCTTTGTAAAAAGCAGTCAACCAAAAACCTTAGATTTTTCACGAACGTAGTGAAAACAAATCAAGTCCAAGTATGCAAACAAgcttgcagctttaatgctgTTGTCATCGAAGTAAAAGGGATTTTCACTCTCATCTTGTTGACATTATCAGCGGACCAATAATAAGCTTTTTGAAatcaaaacaaatataaaatacaatacaagCGTCTTTTAGATCAAAGATTATTTAACAGGACTAATTTCATTTCAGGTTATTTTACTGCAGTATAAGCCAAGTTATAAATCTTTAAATTTGATATAACTGAATAATTGACACTGTCATGGGCCCTTATTTTAACAACATATAGGCTTtagatatttattatttacaatAAAGAAACATGTATTCACACCCTTACAAGACTCACCCGGAAATCTAGAGGCAGGACCAGAAGGAGTCACGTGACACGCTCTACTTCCTGTTGTCACTTTAGTTAattatttctttctcttttttcccttctaatgtttttctttactttttaaaattataaagtCGAGTTATAATACGTGGCGTTTATTTTCCTTTGCTAAACCTTTCCCAAGTGTCTCTGAAACGAAGCGATAATCTAAGGAAGTTTAACCGGTTGCTAATGTTAGCTAGTTAGCTGGCGTATCTTTCCTTCAGTGACAGGTGAAGGCTCGCTCCGTCCAGGCTTACCTTTTACCTGTTAAAACCGTTTTTTCCCGTCGTACTTTACGTTTGTAGCCTCCTGTAGGTGATCAGTTTACAAATCAACACCATGGCCAGTCTGCTTTCATTGCATTGTGTCGCCTCTCTCAAGAAGTCCGGGAGTCTAATTCATTTTAGAAGCGCTGCTCTGGGGGTTCATATGAGACACTATAGCAGCAAAAAgacctcctcttcatcatcttcGGAGTATCTGCACCAAAGCGTCGTGCCTTCAATGCATTACCAGAAGAGTTTACCCAGGTAAGGCGTTTTGTGACGAATTCGGACACATTGCCTTTTCAGTTTCTCCAAACATGTCGTGCAAACTCAAAAAAAATCTGTGGTTTCATGTGCACCGGAGATGTcctccaaacaaaacaaaaaggtgtCCTGAAATAAAGGTGACCCATTTAGCTTTTAGATCGATGTAGGTAAAAGGGCATGCTTGCGTTAAACTCAgtgaccactagagggcagtgaCATGAATTATGGTTAATGACgctttaaaagaaaaggtgTGTGAAAACAGTTCACCCCAAATTATTTTGGAAAATTCGCATACGAACAAATTTTTCTTCAGAGCTTCCATAATTCTCTGTGGTACAGATTTAACAATCatagcagttgcctcaaggcgttTAATGAGCTTTCTAACACAACACAGACAAATCTATTTTAACAGGCTCAGAAAATAGATTTTGTGCAGGAAACATTATCCAGATATTTCAGTCCATAAGATGGCATCACTCAgttgctgcacatccatgatgcaaatctcccGTTCCACAACATCCCAGACTGCTCGGTTAGATTGAGATCCGGTGACTGTGAAGGTCATTTGAGCACAGTGAACATGGTGCTTTATACTCCTGGAGGCAGCCATCAGAGGATGGGTACACTGTGCCCAGAAAGAGATGGCCATGGTCAGCTgtaatactcaggtaggctctGGTGTTTAAtcaatgctcagttggtacaagatgcccaaagtgtgccaaataaaCATTGCCCACAGCATTACATGATCACAGCCTGAACCATTCATACAAGGCAGGATAGATCatgcttttgtgttgtttgtgtctaATTCTGATCCAACGGTCCAAATTTTACAATAGAAATCGAAACCcatcagacattttaaatgaagtaaAAATGTTGAAGAAAATGTCCCTAGTTTAAGAAAGCTGTTGAGCATTTGGTTCTTGAACATGAATCACCACATCACAGTGGGTGCTCTCTTCCGTtaagttgtttttattataaaacatacaaataaatcaaataaaacatgACTGACTTCATTTCCCTTTTGCTGTTTAGATTACCCATACCAAAACTGGAGGATACTATCAGGAGATATTTGGCTGCCCAGAAGCCTCTTTTGGATGATGACCAGTTCAGGTGAGTTTCCACAAGTTAAATCAaaatttttatttgattatttaaatgctttaaaCCTAGTTGGAGCCATTGTTGTCATGTATCTGCAGAACAACAGAGAAGCTTGCTCAGGATTTCCAGAATGGTGCGGGAAAGCAGTTGCACGAGGAACTGGTTGCTCAGGATAAAAACAATAAGCACACAAGCTACATCTCAGGTAACTATGACTAGCCTAAAACTGAGCATCTAAGATGGAATAATCACTGTTAAATGAggttaaaaatgttcttttttttcacagctcCCTGGTTTGATATGTATCTGTCTGCACGTGACTCTGTGGTGCTCAACTTCAACCCTTTCATGTCCTTCAATCCCGACCCAAAGATTGAGTACAATGACCAGCTGTTGCGGGCGACCAACATGGTGTGTTCAGCTGTGCGCTTCATGAAAACGCTACGAGCCGGTCTGCTGGAGCCAGAGGTTTTCCATCTGAACCCAGTCAAAAGCGACACGGACAGTTTCAAGAACTTTATCCGCTGGGTCCCATCTTCACTGTCCTGGTATGGGGCCTACATGGCGAACGCATACCCTTTGGACATGTCTCAGTACTTCCGCCTCTTTAACTCAACTCGGATTCCTAAGCGTGGGCGAGATGAGCTCTTTACTGATGAGAAAGCGCGACACCTGTTGGTTATGAGGAAAGGAAACATGTACGTGTTTGACATAATAGACAGGGATGGGAATTTGGTGAAGCCTGCAGAGATCCAGTCCCACTTGAAGTACATTTTGTCTGACTCGACACCGGCACCAGCCTTCCCTTTGAGTATTCTGACCAGTGAGAACAGGGACGTTTGGGCAGGGCTCAGGGAGAAGCTGATTGGTGCTGGAAACGCAGAGGATTTACGGGTGGTGGACAGCGCCCTTTTCTGTCTCTGCCTGGATGATGAGAGCATGCGGGACCATATTCACATCTCCCACAACATGCTGCACGGCAACGGCTGTAACCGCTGGTACGACAAGTCCTTCAGCCTCATTGTAACCAAAGATGGACAGGCAGCTATTAACTTTGAACATTCCTGGGGTGACGGCGTCGCTGTGCTTCGCTTCCAGAACGAGGTCTTTAAGGACACCACCGAGAAGCCACTGGTGCACCCAGGttcggctgctgctgctgtggattCGGCCTCTGCTGTGCGCAGATTGCAATTCAAGCTGAACAAGGAGCTGGAGAATGGCATCCAAAAGGCAAAGGAGAATATTGACTCTGCCATATCAAAACTCACTATTGACGCCATGGAGTTCAAAAGAGGCGGGAAGGAACAGTTAAAGAAGAACAAGCTGAGTCCAGATGCTATAGCCCAGCTGGCTTTCCAAATGGGCTTTCTGAGGCAGTACGGGCAGACTGTAGCCACGTACGAGTCATGTAGCACTGCAGCTTTCAAGCATGGCCGCACAGAGACCATCCGACCAGCGACTGTACACACCAAAAAGTGCTCACATGCCTTCGTTCAACAGCCTGGCAAACACAGTGTGGCGGAGCTGCGGGCCATGCTCGATGAATGCTCCAAATATCATGGGCAGCTCACCAAGGAGGCAGCTATGGGTGCGTGTGACATGTCAGCATGCAGATAAATTATGGTGATTTTGTACGCCAGTAAACACAGTGTTTTAAACTGCAGATATCTCTGATGGTAATTATCTGTCATAGCAACAAGACATCATAACAGGCCAAATCAGTAGTTTATCTGAGCTAAATATTTAAACCATAAAATGCTATAACCATGTTTAAACATTTCACAGCCCTCCCAAGATGATTTAATcagaacaaaaggaaaaaaaaacacctttggtttatttctttgtccTCCTCCTGCACCATCAGGAGTTGAGCAATCGATCTTTGCAcacagacattttttatttcagggCTCTAAAAGTT is part of the Pelmatolapia mariae isolate MD_Pm_ZW linkage group LG23, Pm_UMD_F_2, whole genome shotgun sequence genome and encodes:
- the cpt2 gene encoding carnitine O-palmitoyltransferase 2, mitochondrial, whose product is MASLLSLHCVASLKKSGSLIHFRSAALGVHMRHYSSKKTSSSSSSEYLHQSVVPSMHYQKSLPRLPIPKLEDTIRRYLAAQKPLLDDDQFRTTEKLAQDFQNGAGKQLHEELVAQDKNNKHTSYISAPWFDMYLSARDSVVLNFNPFMSFNPDPKIEYNDQLLRATNMVCSAVRFMKTLRAGLLEPEVFHLNPVKSDTDSFKNFIRWVPSSLSWYGAYMANAYPLDMSQYFRLFNSTRIPKRGRDELFTDEKARHLLVMRKGNMYVFDIIDRDGNLVKPAEIQSHLKYILSDSTPAPAFPLSILTSENRDVWAGLREKLIGAGNAEDLRVVDSALFCLCLDDESMRDHIHISHNMLHGNGCNRWYDKSFSLIVTKDGQAAINFEHSWGDGVAVLRFQNEVFKDTTEKPLVHPGSAAAAVDSASAVRRLQFKLNKELENGIQKAKENIDSAISKLTIDAMEFKRGGKEQLKKNKLSPDAIAQLAFQMGFLRQYGQTVATYESCSTAAFKHGRTETIRPATVHTKKCSHAFVQQPGKHSVAELRAMLDECSKYHGQLTKEAAMGQGFDRHLFAMRYLATSKGQALPSLYTDPAYAAINHNILSTSTLTSPAVSLGGFAPVVPDGFGVGYGVHDNWIGCNVSSYPARNVHEFLQCVHKSLEDIFTVLDGKPLS